In Kryptolebias marmoratus isolate JLee-2015 linkage group LG4, ASM164957v2, whole genome shotgun sequence, the following proteins share a genomic window:
- the nisch gene encoding nischarin isoform X1, producing the protein MEPDPFPEEVLERKVCVVGSELVENYTVYIIDVSDGRHRWTVKHRYSDFYDLHEKLTAEKKVDRRLLPPKKILGKNSKSLVERRQKELELYLQTLLQQFPEATPTPLATFLNFHLYEINGITAALAEELFHKGEQLLQAREVFSLCPLQLYSVSQQLRQAKPTCFTGDAKRDLGHILDFTCRLRYLRISGTRGPLGSSNIQETSLPFDLSVFKSLLHIEISDSGSQLIQGLPSLRSSLATMSVHRSTESMTAILVPEASEFSQWEPEGAESGCPVTAIIPVWRNLTTLDLSHNCINSIDSSVKLIPKVEFLDLSFNQLTSVDNLQHLYNLVHVDLSFNGLRVLEAAHTRLGNIKTLNLAGNQLETLNGLSKLYSLVNLDLSHNRLAQLEEIRNIGALPCLERLNLSSNPMCIIPDYRTKVLAQFGDRAAEVCLDCNLTTEKELDTVEVLKAIQKAKEAKDRMSSSDKKISEETRPPAAAAPPPSSSSSSSSSSSSAQQAARPSQEVTSREEVAVLPPPPPPPPPPPSFNTDTHLLPADSAQEQPICGDQTSSSSSSSSSAAVCCVCSSSSSSSSSFRPPEAPCSSCSASWCPLLPAHLSSFTSSNKDFITQLSQRLSSAVREEEEEEEEEEEEEEEEEEEEEEEEEEEEEEEKEEERCDSDVQSQVDVGSRSPSSRDGYFEMGLDDLGEEPVCSSPSALPAPIPEEDGGRVEEAELQIHRVLWCCCVRVDEEVKQREACLVLTDRLLGLLHLSHDSLLANQGTDVKCLYSEQEQSPAMEEVLSGLQVDLLVPYSQLLLSSRSELLDSCLSFGVKASPTRRFVFSEAEELRRTRTELEELLQSDPEPPGAPQLLPPSLINSWELEESQGAQGGYPAHIFCSSSSSASDTCSLLSDVLSEDPCLLSLLFLTHRHLWLLKMDLRELAKEESVSLRQSSSSSWCRLVRVPLGSVVLQPGEREAQIRDRTDSGSCPDPQHPHRSRHSLVLLLGGQRLLLLFALTQNRSSFLGDLVQRRASLEGLKMVALPRPCRSRPPRGPARFRCRNHCYCSCDRTHTSGSWDSSKPQAEENEPSPHLIPGLSPGLKLLAGLRPQQLQAYFHRYITQFEAEELRHVLWLSVVLYKSPETELTCCLLLSNDSIYFLLEDSAAALSHHSVLDVLDSGDTETSLCCCLSIRLSELLAVNVGLFDQYFRIVGRSADHIVCCLSRDSYGTGVFLQELMAALSLQQQLPPPEPSDQDFYSQFTNTNTGKMQNYELIHSSKVKFIYPSEEEMGDLTFIVAERKTSVGSASSSSSSSSSCSFNILLYLLVFQVQTPSQSSALSGPSSSGSGPSPVLQPRTLILTSTDLFLLDEDYVSYPLPDFAKEPPSRERYQLREARRIRDLDRVLLGYQTYPQALTLVFDDLPGPDLLCHLTMDHFASGGEEARPRGGVASRGAEGEVQWCVFVPGADSRERLISLLARQWEALCSRELPVELTG; encoded by the exons ATGGAGCCCGACCCGTTTCCAGAGGAGGTTCTGGAGAGGAAAGTGTGTGTGGTCGGTTCGGAACTGGTGGAGAACTACACG GTTTACATCATCGACGTGTCGGACGGTCGGCACAGATGGACCGTGAAGCACCGCTACAGCGACTTCTACGACCTCCACGAGAAG CTGACGGCGGAGAAGAAGGTCGACCGGCGGCTGCTTCCTCCCAAAAAGATTTTGGGTAAAAATTCGAAGAGTTTGGTGGAGCGGCGGCAGAAAGAGCTGGAGCTTTACTTACAAACGCTGCTGCAGCAGTTCCCAGAGGCCACGCCCACTCCGCTCGCCACCTTCCTCAACTTTCACCTTTAT gagATAAACGGCATCACTGCAGCGCTGGCTGAGGAGCTGTTCCATAAAG gtgagcagctgctgcaggcgagagaagtgttttctctctgtcctctgcagCTTTACTCCGTCTCCCAGCAGCTCCGTCAGGCCAAACCCACCTGCTTCACCGGAGACGCCAAGAGGGACCTGGGACACATCCTCGACTTCACCTGCAGGCTGCGCTACCTCAGG ATTTCAGGAACCAGAGGTCCACTAGGAAGCAGTAACATCCAGGAGACCAGCCTCCCCTTCGACCTGTCTGTGTTCAAGTCCCTGCTGCACATCGAG ATCAGTGACTCCGGCTCTCAGCTGATTCAGGGTCTGCCGTCTCTGAGGTCCAGTCTGGCGACGATGAGCGTCCATCGCTCCACAGAATCCATGACG GCGATCCTGGTGCCCGAGGCGAGCGAGTTCTCCCAGTGGGAGCCCGAGGGGGCAGAGTCTGGGTGTCCCGTCACCGCCATCATTCCGGTGTGGAGGAACCTGACCACGCTGGACCTGAGCCACAACTGCATCAACAGCATCGACAGCTCGGTG AAACTGATCCCTAAGGTGGAGTTTTTAGATCTGAGCTTCAACCAGCTGACCTCCGTGGACAACCTGCAG CACCTGTACAACCTGGTCCACGTGGATCTGTCCTTTAACGGCCTCCGGGTCCTGGAAGCTGCTCACACTCGCCTGGGGAACATTAAAACCCTCAACCTGGCTGGAAACCAACTGGAGACGCTGAACGGCCTCTCCAAGCTCTACTCTCTGGTCAACCTGGACCTGAGCCACAACCGGCTGGCCCAG TTGGAGGAAATCAGGAATATCGGCGCTCTGCCGTGTTTGGAGAGACTCAACCTTTCCAGTAACCCCATGTGCATCATCCCAGACTACAGAACCAAAGTCCTGGCCCAGTTCGGAGACCGCGCAGCCGAG GTTTGCTTGGACTGTAACCTGACCACGGAGAAGGAGCTGGACACGGTGGAAGTGTTGAAGGCCATTCAGAAAGCCAAAGAAGCCAAAGACCGAATGAGCAGCAGCGACAAGAAG ATCAGTGAGGAGACCAGaccgcctgctgctgctgcgcctcctccctcctcctcctcctcctcttcctcctcttcctcctcggcCCAGCAGGCTGCCCGCCCCAGCCAAG AAGTGACGAGCAGAGAAGAAGTCGCagttctccctcctcctcctcctcctcctcctcctcctccgagcTTTAACACCGACACACACCTCCTGCCTGCTGACTCCGCTCAG GAACAGCCGATCTGTGGAGACCAGACgagctcctcttcatcatcttcctcctctgcagccgTCTG ttgtgtctgctcctcctcctcctcctcctcctcctccttcaggcCACCTGAAGCTCCGTGTTCCTCCTGCAGCGCCTCCTGGTGTCCTCTGCTTCCCGCTCACCtgtcctccttcacctcctccaacAAAGACTTCATTACCCAGCTCTCCCAGCGGCTCAGCTCGGCtgtgagggaggaggaggaggaggaggaggaggaggaggaggaggaggaggaggaggaggaggaggaggaggaggaggaggaggaggaggaggaggaggagaaggaggaagagaggtGTGACTCAGATGTTCAGTCTCAGGTCGATGTCGGCAGTCGCAG TCCGAGCTCCAGAGACGGCTACTTTGAGATGGGACTGGACGACTTGGGGGAGGAGCCCGTTTGCTCCTCCCCCTCGGCGCTCCCCGCTCCCATTCCCGAGGAGGACGGCGGCCGGGTcgaggaggcggagcttcagaTCCACAGAGTCCTGTGGTGCTGCTGCGTCCGGGTGGATGAGGAGGTGAAGCAGAGGGAGGCGTGTCTGGTTCTGACGGACCGGCTGTTGGGCCTGCTGCATCTGTCACATGACTCCCTGTTGGCCAATCAGGGAACAG ATGTGAAATGTTTATATTCAGAGCAGGAGCAGAGTCCAGCTATGGAGGAGGTTCTGTCGGGCCTGCAGGTGGACCTCCTGGTGCCGTACTCCCAGCTCCTGCTGTCCTCCCGGTCCGAGCTCCTCGACTCCTGCCTCTCCTTCGGAGTCAAAGCCAGTCCGACCCGCCGGTTTGTCTTCTCCGAGGCCGAGGAGCTGCGCCGGACCAGAAccgagctggaggagctgctgcag agcGACCCAGAGCCCCCCGGCGCCCCTCAGCTCCTCCCCCCGTCGCTGATCAACTCCTGGGAGCTGGAGGAGAGCCAGGGAGCCCAGGGAGGCTATCCTGCCCACatcttctgctcctcttcctcctctgcctcagACACGTGCTCCCTCCTTTCTGACGTCCTCTCCGAGGATCCCtgcctcctctccctcctcttcctcacccaCAGACACCTCTGGCTGCTGAAGATGGACCTCAGAGAGCTGGCGAAAGAGGAGAGCGTCAGCCTTCGTCAGTCCTCCTCTTCGTCCTGGTGCAGGCTGGTTCGTGTTCCTCTCGGCTCCGTGGTTCTGCAGCCCGGAGAGAGAGAGGCTCAGATCAGGGACAGAACCGACTCCGGGTCCTGTCCCGACCCACAGCACCCCCACAG AAGTCGTCATTCTTTGGTTCTGCTCCTCGGCGGtcagaggctgctgctgctcttcgCTCTGACCCAGAACAGGAGCTCCTTCCTGGGAGACCTCGTCCAGAGGAGAGCGTCTCTGGAGGGGCTGAAGATGGTGGCCCTGCCCCGACCCTGCAGGTCCCGTCCGCCCCGAGGACCAG CTCGTTTCAGGTGCAGGAACCACTGCTATTGCTCCTGCGACCGGACGCACACCTCCGGCAG CTGGGACTCTTCCAAACCCCAGGCGGAGGAGAACGAGCCGTCCCCGCACCTCATCCCCGGTCTGTCCCCAGGACTGAAGCTCCTGGCTGGACTCAGgcctcagcagctgcaggctTACTTCCACAGATATATAACACAA tttgaggCGGAGGAGCTGAGACACGTTCTGTGGCTTTCCGTGGTTCTCTACAAATCTCCAGAGACCGAACTGACCTGCTGTCTGCTGCTGTCCAACGACTCCATCTACTTCCTGTTGGAGGACTCCGCCGCCGCGCTGAGTCATCACTCAG TGTTGGACGTGTTGGACTCGGGGGACACAGAGACCAGTCTGTGCTGCTGTCTGTCCATCAGGCTGTCCGAGCTACTGGCTGTCAACGTGGGACTCTTCGACCAGTACTTCCGGATCGTAG GACGCTCGGCGGATCACATCGTGTGCTGCCTCAGCAGGGACAGTTACGGGACGGGCGTCTTCCTGCAGGAGCTGATGGCGGCTCtcagtctgcagcagcagcttcctcctccagaACCGTCGGATCAGGACTTCTACTCCCAGttcaccaacacaaacacag GTAAGATGCAGAACTACGAGCTGATCCACAGCAGCAAGGTGAAGTTTATTTATCCCAGTGAGGAGGAGATGGGAGACCTGACCTTCATCGTGGCAGAGAGGAAGACTTCAGTCGgttcagcctcctcctcctcctcctcctcttcctcgtgcTCCTTTAACATCCTGCTCTACCTGCTGGTGTTTCAG GTGCAGACCCCCAGCCAAAGTTCTGCTCTTTCAGGCCCGTCCTCCTCTGGTTCTGGGCCGTCTCCAGTCCTTCAGCCCCGGACTCTGATCCTCACCAGCACCGACCTGTTCCTGCTGGACGAGGACTACGTCAGCTATCCGCTGCCGGACTTCGCCAAGGAGCCTCCATCCAG GGAGCGTTACCAGCTCCGCGAGGCCCGGAGGATCCGGGACCTGGACCGGGTCCTGCTGGGGTACCAGACATATCCTCAGGCTCTGACTCTGGTGTTCGACGACCTGCCGGGCCCCGACCTGCTCTGCCACCTCACCATGGACCACTTCGCCTCCGGCGGGGAGGAGGCGCGGCCCAGAGGGGGCGTGGCCAGCCGGGGCGCCGAGGGGGAGGTGCAGTGGTGCGTTTTCGTCCCGGGGGCCGACAGCAGGGAGAGGCTGATCTCGCTCCTGGCTCGGCAGTGGGAGGCGCTGTGCAGCCGGGAGCTTCCTGTGGAGCTCACCGGCTGA
- the nisch gene encoding nischarin isoform X2, protein MEPDPFPEEVLERKVCVVGSELVENYTVYIIDVSDGRHRWTVKHRYSDFYDLHEKLTAEKKVDRRLLPPKKILGKNSKSLVERRQKELELYLQTLLQQFPEATPTPLATFLNFHLYEINGITAALAEELFHKGEQLLQAREVFSLCPLQLYSVSQQLRQAKPTCFTGDAKRDLGHILDFTCRLRYLRISGTRGPLGSSNIQETSLPFDLSVFKSLLHIEISDSGSQLIQGLPSLRSSLATMSVHRSTESMTAILVPEASEFSQWEPEGAESGCPVTAIIPVWRNLTTLDLSHNCINSIDSSVKLIPKVEFLDLSFNQLTSVDNLQHLYNLVHVDLSFNGLRVLEAAHTRLGNIKTLNLAGNQLETLNGLSKLYSLVNLDLSHNRLAQLEEIRNIGALPCLERLNLSSNPMCIIPDYRTKVLAQFGDRAAEVCLDCNLTTEKELDTVEVLKAIQKAKEAKDRMSSSDKKISEETRPPAAAAPPPSSSSSSSSSSSSAQQAARPSQEVTSREEVAVLPPPPPPPPPPPSFNTDTHLLPADSAQEQPICGDQTSSSSSSSSSAAVCCVCSSSSSSSSSFRPPEAPCSSCSASWCPLLPAHLSSFTSSNKDFITQLSQRLSSAVREEEEEEEEEEEEEEEEEEEEEEEEEEEEEEEKEEERCDSDVQSQVDVGSRSPSSRDGYFEMGLDDLGEEPVCSSPSALPAPIPEEDGGRVEEAELQIHRVLWCCCVRVDEEVKQREACLVLTDRLLGLLHLSHDSLLANQGTDVKCLYSEQEQSPAMEEVLSGLQVDLLVPYSQLLLSSRSELLDSCLSFGVKASPTRRFVFSEAEELRRTRTELEELLQSDPEPPGAPQLLPPSLINSWELEESQGAQGGYPAHIFCSSSSSASDTCSLLSDVLSEDPCLLSLLFLTHRHLWLLKMDLRELAKEESVSLRQSSSSSWCRLVRVPLGSVVLQPGEREAQIRDRTDSGSCPDPQHPHSRHSLVLLLGGQRLLLLFALTQNRSSFLGDLVQRRASLEGLKMVALPRPCRSRPPRGPARFRCRNHCYCSCDRTHTSGSWDSSKPQAEENEPSPHLIPGLSPGLKLLAGLRPQQLQAYFHRYITQFEAEELRHVLWLSVVLYKSPETELTCCLLLSNDSIYFLLEDSAAALSHHSVLDVLDSGDTETSLCCCLSIRLSELLAVNVGLFDQYFRIVGRSADHIVCCLSRDSYGTGVFLQELMAALSLQQQLPPPEPSDQDFYSQFTNTNTGKMQNYELIHSSKVKFIYPSEEEMGDLTFIVAERKTSVGSASSSSSSSSSCSFNILLYLLVFQVQTPSQSSALSGPSSSGSGPSPVLQPRTLILTSTDLFLLDEDYVSYPLPDFAKEPPSRERYQLREARRIRDLDRVLLGYQTYPQALTLVFDDLPGPDLLCHLTMDHFASGGEEARPRGGVASRGAEGEVQWCVFVPGADSRERLISLLARQWEALCSRELPVELTG, encoded by the exons ATGGAGCCCGACCCGTTTCCAGAGGAGGTTCTGGAGAGGAAAGTGTGTGTGGTCGGTTCGGAACTGGTGGAGAACTACACG GTTTACATCATCGACGTGTCGGACGGTCGGCACAGATGGACCGTGAAGCACCGCTACAGCGACTTCTACGACCTCCACGAGAAG CTGACGGCGGAGAAGAAGGTCGACCGGCGGCTGCTTCCTCCCAAAAAGATTTTGGGTAAAAATTCGAAGAGTTTGGTGGAGCGGCGGCAGAAAGAGCTGGAGCTTTACTTACAAACGCTGCTGCAGCAGTTCCCAGAGGCCACGCCCACTCCGCTCGCCACCTTCCTCAACTTTCACCTTTAT gagATAAACGGCATCACTGCAGCGCTGGCTGAGGAGCTGTTCCATAAAG gtgagcagctgctgcaggcgagagaagtgttttctctctgtcctctgcagCTTTACTCCGTCTCCCAGCAGCTCCGTCAGGCCAAACCCACCTGCTTCACCGGAGACGCCAAGAGGGACCTGGGACACATCCTCGACTTCACCTGCAGGCTGCGCTACCTCAGG ATTTCAGGAACCAGAGGTCCACTAGGAAGCAGTAACATCCAGGAGACCAGCCTCCCCTTCGACCTGTCTGTGTTCAAGTCCCTGCTGCACATCGAG ATCAGTGACTCCGGCTCTCAGCTGATTCAGGGTCTGCCGTCTCTGAGGTCCAGTCTGGCGACGATGAGCGTCCATCGCTCCACAGAATCCATGACG GCGATCCTGGTGCCCGAGGCGAGCGAGTTCTCCCAGTGGGAGCCCGAGGGGGCAGAGTCTGGGTGTCCCGTCACCGCCATCATTCCGGTGTGGAGGAACCTGACCACGCTGGACCTGAGCCACAACTGCATCAACAGCATCGACAGCTCGGTG AAACTGATCCCTAAGGTGGAGTTTTTAGATCTGAGCTTCAACCAGCTGACCTCCGTGGACAACCTGCAG CACCTGTACAACCTGGTCCACGTGGATCTGTCCTTTAACGGCCTCCGGGTCCTGGAAGCTGCTCACACTCGCCTGGGGAACATTAAAACCCTCAACCTGGCTGGAAACCAACTGGAGACGCTGAACGGCCTCTCCAAGCTCTACTCTCTGGTCAACCTGGACCTGAGCCACAACCGGCTGGCCCAG TTGGAGGAAATCAGGAATATCGGCGCTCTGCCGTGTTTGGAGAGACTCAACCTTTCCAGTAACCCCATGTGCATCATCCCAGACTACAGAACCAAAGTCCTGGCCCAGTTCGGAGACCGCGCAGCCGAG GTTTGCTTGGACTGTAACCTGACCACGGAGAAGGAGCTGGACACGGTGGAAGTGTTGAAGGCCATTCAGAAAGCCAAAGAAGCCAAAGACCGAATGAGCAGCAGCGACAAGAAG ATCAGTGAGGAGACCAGaccgcctgctgctgctgcgcctcctccctcctcctcctcctcctcttcctcctcttcctcctcggcCCAGCAGGCTGCCCGCCCCAGCCAAG AAGTGACGAGCAGAGAAGAAGTCGCagttctccctcctcctcctcctcctcctcctcctcctccgagcTTTAACACCGACACACACCTCCTGCCTGCTGACTCCGCTCAG GAACAGCCGATCTGTGGAGACCAGACgagctcctcttcatcatcttcctcctctgcagccgTCTG ttgtgtctgctcctcctcctcctcctcctcctcctccttcaggcCACCTGAAGCTCCGTGTTCCTCCTGCAGCGCCTCCTGGTGTCCTCTGCTTCCCGCTCACCtgtcctccttcacctcctccaacAAAGACTTCATTACCCAGCTCTCCCAGCGGCTCAGCTCGGCtgtgagggaggaggaggaggaggaggaggaggaggaggaggaggaggaggaggaggaggaggaggaggaggaggaggaggaggaggaggaggaggaggagaaggaggaagagaggtGTGACTCAGATGTTCAGTCTCAGGTCGATGTCGGCAGTCGCAG TCCGAGCTCCAGAGACGGCTACTTTGAGATGGGACTGGACGACTTGGGGGAGGAGCCCGTTTGCTCCTCCCCCTCGGCGCTCCCCGCTCCCATTCCCGAGGAGGACGGCGGCCGGGTcgaggaggcggagcttcagaTCCACAGAGTCCTGTGGTGCTGCTGCGTCCGGGTGGATGAGGAGGTGAAGCAGAGGGAGGCGTGTCTGGTTCTGACGGACCGGCTGTTGGGCCTGCTGCATCTGTCACATGACTCCCTGTTGGCCAATCAGGGAACAG ATGTGAAATGTTTATATTCAGAGCAGGAGCAGAGTCCAGCTATGGAGGAGGTTCTGTCGGGCCTGCAGGTGGACCTCCTGGTGCCGTACTCCCAGCTCCTGCTGTCCTCCCGGTCCGAGCTCCTCGACTCCTGCCTCTCCTTCGGAGTCAAAGCCAGTCCGACCCGCCGGTTTGTCTTCTCCGAGGCCGAGGAGCTGCGCCGGACCAGAAccgagctggaggagctgctgcag agcGACCCAGAGCCCCCCGGCGCCCCTCAGCTCCTCCCCCCGTCGCTGATCAACTCCTGGGAGCTGGAGGAGAGCCAGGGAGCCCAGGGAGGCTATCCTGCCCACatcttctgctcctcttcctcctctgcctcagACACGTGCTCCCTCCTTTCTGACGTCCTCTCCGAGGATCCCtgcctcctctccctcctcttcctcacccaCAGACACCTCTGGCTGCTGAAGATGGACCTCAGAGAGCTGGCGAAAGAGGAGAGCGTCAGCCTTCGTCAGTCCTCCTCTTCGTCCTGGTGCAGGCTGGTTCGTGTTCCTCTCGGCTCCGTGGTTCTGCAGCCCGGAGAGAGAGAGGCTCAGATCAGGGACAGAACCGACTCCGGGTCCTGTCCCGACCCACAGCACCCCCACAG TCGTCATTCTTTGGTTCTGCTCCTCGGCGGtcagaggctgctgctgctcttcgCTCTGACCCAGAACAGGAGCTCCTTCCTGGGAGACCTCGTCCAGAGGAGAGCGTCTCTGGAGGGGCTGAAGATGGTGGCCCTGCCCCGACCCTGCAGGTCCCGTCCGCCCCGAGGACCAG CTCGTTTCAGGTGCAGGAACCACTGCTATTGCTCCTGCGACCGGACGCACACCTCCGGCAG CTGGGACTCTTCCAAACCCCAGGCGGAGGAGAACGAGCCGTCCCCGCACCTCATCCCCGGTCTGTCCCCAGGACTGAAGCTCCTGGCTGGACTCAGgcctcagcagctgcaggctTACTTCCACAGATATATAACACAA tttgaggCGGAGGAGCTGAGACACGTTCTGTGGCTTTCCGTGGTTCTCTACAAATCTCCAGAGACCGAACTGACCTGCTGTCTGCTGCTGTCCAACGACTCCATCTACTTCCTGTTGGAGGACTCCGCCGCCGCGCTGAGTCATCACTCAG TGTTGGACGTGTTGGACTCGGGGGACACAGAGACCAGTCTGTGCTGCTGTCTGTCCATCAGGCTGTCCGAGCTACTGGCTGTCAACGTGGGACTCTTCGACCAGTACTTCCGGATCGTAG GACGCTCGGCGGATCACATCGTGTGCTGCCTCAGCAGGGACAGTTACGGGACGGGCGTCTTCCTGCAGGAGCTGATGGCGGCTCtcagtctgcagcagcagcttcctcctccagaACCGTCGGATCAGGACTTCTACTCCCAGttcaccaacacaaacacag GTAAGATGCAGAACTACGAGCTGATCCACAGCAGCAAGGTGAAGTTTATTTATCCCAGTGAGGAGGAGATGGGAGACCTGACCTTCATCGTGGCAGAGAGGAAGACTTCAGTCGgttcagcctcctcctcctcctcctcctcttcctcgtgcTCCTTTAACATCCTGCTCTACCTGCTGGTGTTTCAG GTGCAGACCCCCAGCCAAAGTTCTGCTCTTTCAGGCCCGTCCTCCTCTGGTTCTGGGCCGTCTCCAGTCCTTCAGCCCCGGACTCTGATCCTCACCAGCACCGACCTGTTCCTGCTGGACGAGGACTACGTCAGCTATCCGCTGCCGGACTTCGCCAAGGAGCCTCCATCCAG GGAGCGTTACCAGCTCCGCGAGGCCCGGAGGATCCGGGACCTGGACCGGGTCCTGCTGGGGTACCAGACATATCCTCAGGCTCTGACTCTGGTGTTCGACGACCTGCCGGGCCCCGACCTGCTCTGCCACCTCACCATGGACCACTTCGCCTCCGGCGGGGAGGAGGCGCGGCCCAGAGGGGGCGTGGCCAGCCGGGGCGCCGAGGGGGAGGTGCAGTGGTGCGTTTTCGTCCCGGGGGCCGACAGCAGGGAGAGGCTGATCTCGCTCCTGGCTCGGCAGTGGGAGGCGCTGTGCAGCCGGGAGCTTCCTGTGGAGCTCACCGGCTGA